From a region of the Pseudomonadota bacterium genome:
- a CDS encoding biotin--[acetyl-CoA-carboxylase] ligase, whose product MGIINILSPAVVRQITRDEIAPDRSHTFPPETVDAVCRYGAIVGSTIHRFDRLERGMDRAREMIREHEAGGKSFPSGLVILANELMGGRGRFQRSWHAPAGGLWMTVVLVNTLLPSSSSLYTLATGVSACETIREIVPEAAVKWVNDVHCGGKKLCGVLAETMRGPVSGDEYILLGIGINVNNEEFPPEISSAATSLKQLTGVESDVNRLAATFLANLSWNIGLLHYEEENILAFAGRGQAEDPELLLSALAGRDHLLVARWKELSDSVGRRVIFGHDVQKNPQFEAVVLNVDEAGRIVMELPDGTTVVQNSGEIIYLS is encoded by the coding sequence ATGGGAATAATCAATATCCTGTCTCCAGCCGTTGTCCGGCAGATCACCCGGGACGAGATCGCTCCCGACCGCAGTCATACTTTCCCACCAGAAACCGTTGATGCCGTTTGCCGTTATGGGGCGATTGTCGGTTCGACCATCCACCGCTTCGACCGTCTTGAGCGGGGGATGGACCGGGCCCGCGAGATGATCCGCGAGCATGAGGCTGGCGGGAAGTCTTTCCCGAGCGGCCTGGTTATTCTGGCCAACGAGCTTATGGGCGGCCGCGGCCGCTTTCAGCGTTCCTGGCACGCCCCGGCCGGCGGCTTGTGGATGACCGTGGTTCTGGTCAATACCCTCCTTCCTTCCTCCTCTTCTCTCTATACCCTGGCCACGGGAGTTTCCGCCTGCGAGACTATCAGGGAGATCGTCCCCGAGGCCGCCGTCAAATGGGTGAACGACGTCCACTGCGGGGGGAAAAAACTATGCGGTGTTCTGGCCGAGACCATGCGCGGTCCGGTCAGCGGTGATGAGTATATTCTCCTCGGGATCGGGATCAACGTGAATAACGAGGAGTTCCCTCCCGAGATCTCTTCCGCCGCGACCTCCTTAAAACAGCTGACCGGGGTTGAGTCCGATGTGAACCGGCTGGCGGCCACGTTCCTGGCCAACCTGTCCTGGAATATCGGTCTGCTCCATTATGAAGAGGAAAACATTCTCGCCTTTGCCGGTCGCGGCCAGGCGGAGGATCCGGAGCTTCTTCTTTCGGCCCTTGCCGGGCGAGACCACCTGCTGGTCGCCCGCTGGAAAGAGTTGAGCGATTCCGTCGGCCGCAGGGTGATTTTCGGCCATGATGTTCAGAAGAATCCGCAGTTCGAAGCGGTTGTCCTTAATGTTGATGAGGCAGGGCGGATTGTCATGGAGTTGCCGGACGGAACGACCGTTGTTCAGAACAGCGGTGAGATCATATACCTGTCGTAG
- a CDS encoding HEAT repeat domain-containing protein, with product MDKFRDMDMVEQVVVLEDIKERDLVRYLPDLLKIYSAAECDDAVDEMLYHTIFSLLDHREDDILDGMENQDRRIRQLCIRKAADVTPNRVKDRLVQELDEGEDQEMVSEIIRALSYYKDPELIPVFERYLDHDDPAIVSWAEDGLEFIRGSLK from the coding sequence TTGGATAAATTTCGAGATATGGACATGGTGGAGCAGGTCGTGGTTCTTGAGGATATCAAGGAGCGGGATCTGGTGAGGTATCTTCCGGATCTCCTTAAAATCTATTCCGCTGCGGAATGTGACGATGCGGTCGACGAGATGTTGTATCACACGATCTTCAGTCTTCTGGATCACCGGGAAGATGATATCCTGGACGGGATGGAAAACCAGGACCGGCGGATCCGTCAGCTTTGCATCAGAAAGGCCGCCGATGTCACTCCGAACCGGGTAAAGGATCGTCTGGTCCAGGAGCTTGATGAAGGGGAAGACCAGGAGATGGTCAGTGAGATCATCCGGGCCTTGAGCTATTATAAAGATCCGGAACTGATTCCGGTGTTTGAACGGTACCTGGATCACGATGATCCGGCGATAGTATCCTGGGCTGAGGACGGGCTGGAATTTATTAGGGGAAGTTTAAAGTGA
- a CDS encoding autotransporter outer membrane beta-barrel domain-containing protein: MKKNGFILLLLGFVVFLSMPAFGADYVQSIAVGGTYDVIFHNCGSGTLNGYLTNVADNTIAPLHGTFSDGGAGTLSPARELADCGTATGVVPTEIVRYTADPGYNGADTFQFFNSFTAAFDNYSLTIGTPPAPPAITGNSASSVVSGGKNLISSVNFLTKFISIRTVSIFRRSASRAARGLEASLAGSRNKSTPSPAADSPPKDLFDDRIKLSISQNQLGISAGDQIDRQGIWGNLGYTSTGDRNLVTESDSDLYTMVAGYDYMFTENFAAGTALTYENIDENSRYNLGSLQTDGYSLAPYLTWQVSDAFSFDLIAGYTYVSYEQDRLSGTITSSLNAQRYFMQSTINNFYYLNNWTFVANVAYLHAHEKQEGFTESDNTVVPGNAIDIAQFTAGVEVAYGFTHAEPYFLLGFEYDTKYDEIAGLDYDRTGGDIGCGVRMNFLETLTVDLSGSSKFGRSNIDEYSLQGNLRYAF; this comes from the coding sequence ATGAAAAAGAATGGGTTTATTCTCTTATTGCTTGGATTCGTGGTCTTCCTTTCCATGCCGGCCTTTGGCGCAGATTATGTCCAATCCATTGCAGTAGGCGGCACCTATGACGTTATCTTCCACAATTGTGGTTCAGGAACACTCAACGGCTATCTCACAAATGTTGCGGACAATACTATTGCTCCTCTTCACGGTACCTTCTCCGACGGTGGCGCCGGCACCCTTTCCCCTGCCCGGGAATTGGCTGATTGCGGCACGGCCACAGGTGTTGTCCCAACCGAGATTGTCCGCTATACTGCGGATCCCGGCTATAATGGCGCTGATACTTTTCAGTTTTTCAACTCATTCACAGCAGCTTTTGACAATTACTCCCTGACCATTGGAACGCCCCCTGCACCTCCCGCGATCACTGGGAACAGTGCCTCTTCCGTTGTAAGTGGTGGTAAAAACCTGATCTCTTCGGTAAATTTTTTAACAAAATTTATCTCCATACGTACGGTTAGTATTTTTCGCCGTTCAGCTTCGAGAGCAGCTCGCGGTCTGGAGGCCTCCCTTGCCGGAAGCAGGAATAAAAGCACCCCTTCTCCTGCTGCTGATTCTCCGCCGAAGGATCTTTTTGATGACCGGATCAAACTCTCGATCAGTCAGAATCAATTGGGAATCTCCGCCGGTGACCAGATTGATCGCCAGGGGATTTGGGGGAACCTTGGTTACACATCAACTGGTGACAGGAATCTTGTTACCGAGTCTGATTCCGACCTGTACACCATGGTGGCTGGGTATGACTACATGTTCACCGAGAACTTTGCTGCGGGAACAGCCCTGACGTATGAAAATATCGATGAGAATTCACGGTATAACCTGGGATCATTGCAGACCGATGGCTATTCTCTGGCACCGTACCTCACCTGGCAGGTATCCGATGCTTTCTCATTTGATCTGATTGCCGGTTACACCTATGTTTCCTACGAGCAAGACAGGCTCTCCGGGACCATCACCAGTTCGTTGAATGCCCAACGGTATTTTATGCAAAGCACAATCAATAATTTCTATTACCTGAACAACTGGACCTTTGTGGCAAATGTTGCCTATCTCCATGCCCATGAGAAACAGGAGGGATTCACTGAGAGCGACAACACGGTGGTCCCCGGCAATGCGATTGATATCGCCCAGTTTACCGCCGGGGTTGAGGTGGCGTATGGCTTTACCCATGCGGAGCCTTACTTCCTTCTGGGATTCGAGTATGACACCAAATACGATGAAATCGCCGGACTGGATTACGACCGCACCGGAGGTGATATCGGCTGCGGAGTACGGATGAATTTTCTGGAGACTCTGACCGTGGATTTAAGCGGTTCTTCAAAGTTCGGCCGTTCCAATATCGATGAATACAGCCTGCAGGGCAACCTGCGGTATGCCTTTTAA
- a CDS encoding GGDEF domain-containing protein, which translates to MESFQWGDHFLTGLPEVDAQHHYLVNIINQLSNLLTEDEIRIRDVDEIFSKLADYAEFHFRNEEKLMEAAGLDARYLDNHVGVHRGFLEEVTSIYSGISAERLDQARFLLRFLIYWLGYHILGNDQDMAMQVKAIKSGMNPSEAYNSLEQQRLSATAPLLEALNGLFEQVTMRNRELKMLNESLEEQVALRTRELSEANLHLEELSRTDALTGLPNRRHAMRSLSALWDEALKKDLPLVCVMIDADHFKEVNDDFGHDAGDRVLKELAITLMDSFRSDDIVCRLGGDEFLIICPATDKEGGLHIAEVTRKAVSELRIPTGGKPWHGSVSVGVAVRLPEMKTYDELIKAADKGVYAAKEAGKNCVRLVAK; encoded by the coding sequence ATGGAATCATTTCAATGGGGCGACCATTTTTTAACCGGTCTGCCCGAAGTTGATGCTCAACACCACTACCTTGTCAATATCATCAATCAGCTCAGCAACCTGCTGACTGAAGATGAAATCCGAATCCGGGATGTGGATGAGATCTTCAGCAAGCTGGCTGATTACGCCGAATTCCATTTCCGGAATGAGGAAAAATTGATGGAAGCAGCCGGCTTGGACGCCAGGTATCTGGATAACCATGTCGGGGTCCATCGAGGTTTTCTGGAAGAGGTAACCTCCATCTATTCCGGTATTTCCGCCGAAAGACTCGATCAGGCACGCTTTCTTCTGAGATTTCTCATCTATTGGCTCGGGTACCATATTCTCGGAAATGATCAGGACATGGCGATGCAGGTCAAGGCCATCAAGTCGGGGATGAACCCGAGCGAGGCATATAACAGCCTGGAGCAGCAAAGATTGAGTGCAACCGCACCGTTGCTTGAGGCCCTGAATGGTCTGTTTGAGCAGGTAACAATGCGAAACCGGGAGTTGAAAATGCTGAATGAGTCGCTTGAAGAACAGGTGGCATTGCGTACCAGAGAACTCTCAGAAGCCAATCTGCATCTTGAAGAGTTGTCCCGGACAGACGCTTTGACCGGGCTCCCCAATCGACGCCATGCGATGCGAAGCTTGTCGGCCCTTTGGGATGAAGCTTTAAAGAAAGATCTGCCCCTGGTTTGCGTAATGATAGATGCGGACCATTTCAAGGAGGTAAACGATGACTTTGGTCACGATGCCGGCGACCGGGTACTCAAGGAACTGGCAATTACCTTAATGGATTCATTTCGAAGTGATGATATCGTCTGTCGGCTCGGGGGCGATGAATTTCTCATTATCTGTCCGGCTACCGATAAAGAGGGGGGCCTGCATATAGCGGAAGTCACCCGAAAGGCCGTATCGGAACTTCGCATCCCCACCGGCGGCAAGCCATGGCATGGCAGCGTCAGTGTCGGCGTTGCGGTCCGATTGCCCGAGATGAAAACCTATGACGAGTTGATCAAAGCCGCCGATAAAGGTGTTTATGCCGCCAAAGAAGCCGGGAAAAACTGTGTGAGATTGGTAGCCAAATGA
- a CDS encoding DUF4384 domain-containing protein gives MSFAEGLTGILSRLPAGKRVACGDFTSNEGKKTKLTAEITQLIEPMAVEIGKEHDLQFVERRDLKLIMEEWQLNMAGLTEGDVGARSLIDADFLLIGKVLLEKSKVRCDLKLSNLQNGEIIATARVWREADPVYYQWVAQAEAESASLLSKSNQATSADTFLRLWTDAPKYEIGDRMKIFFEVAKPLYVKIIDVTPAGDVMTIFPNPYQPDNFCQPGRRYQIPPPDADFSLEVTPPAGVDRIKAIASEKPLPVSEEIRTRGIRFTKEVMTSSPTRASISFAIN, from the coding sequence ATGTCCTTTGCCGAAGGGCTGACCGGGATTTTATCCCGACTGCCGGCAGGCAAGCGGGTGGCCTGTGGGGATTTTACCAGTAATGAGGGCAAAAAAACAAAATTGACCGCGGAAATAACGCAGCTCATTGAACCGATGGCGGTAGAGATCGGCAAGGAGCATGATCTGCAGTTTGTCGAGCGCCGGGATCTCAAGTTGATCATGGAGGAGTGGCAGCTCAATATGGCCGGTTTAACCGAAGGCGATGTCGGGGCACGGAGTCTCATTGATGCGGATTTTCTGCTCATCGGCAAGGTTCTCCTGGAAAAATCAAAAGTGCGCTGTGATCTGAAACTGTCCAATCTGCAGAATGGTGAAATTATTGCCACGGCCAGGGTCTGGCGCGAGGCGGACCCCGTCTATTATCAGTGGGTCGCCCAGGCCGAAGCTGAATCGGCCTCACTCTTGAGCAAGTCAAATCAGGCCACCAGCGCCGATACATTTTTGCGACTGTGGACCGATGCCCCGAAATATGAGATCGGTGATCGTATGAAAATATTTTTTGAAGTCGCCAAACCCCTTTATGTGAAGATTATCGACGTCACTCCGGCCGGTGATGTGATGACTATTTTTCCCAACCCCTATCAGCCTGATAATTTTTGCCAACCGGGGAGACGCTATCAGATCCCTCCTCCGGATGCCGACTTCAGCCTGGAAGTGACGCCGCCGGCGGGAGTGGATCGCATCAAGGCCATCGCCAGTGAAAAACCGTTACCGGTCAGCGAGGAGATCCGCACCCGGGGGATCCGCTTCACCAAAGAAGTCATGACGAGCTCCCCCACCAGGGCCAGTATTTCTTTTGCCATCAATTGA
- a CDS encoding alpha/beta hydrolase: protein MASKLFSWILILNILLTSGCTIFQSKTELAGSLAEQGNLVPVIFQTELFAIRGFQRFTDPSSPLVVYLEGDGAAWRNKRSPAADPTPRNPLALKLVIRDPAANVLYLARPCQYISGSQCRPEYWSSHRYGTAVSRAINQALDQGRVISGSSRIVLIGYSGGGTLAALVSGQREDVCRLITIAANLDVSGWTAFHRVDPLWGSDTPMRHAGTLQHVPQIHLVGSEDTIVPEAIVQSYLDALPDQSGSRLLVIADTDHHAGWVEKWPLILEELRGCP from the coding sequence ATGGCCTCTAAATTATTCAGCTGGATACTGATCCTCAATATTCTTCTTACCAGTGGTTGTACAATTTTCCAAAGCAAAACAGAGCTTGCCGGATCACTTGCCGAACAGGGAAACCTGGTACCGGTGATTTTTCAGACAGAGTTATTTGCGATTCGTGGTTTTCAGCGCTTTACCGATCCTTCTTCCCCACTGGTTGTTTATCTGGAAGGGGATGGAGCAGCCTGGCGGAACAAACGCAGCCCGGCGGCCGACCCGACCCCCAGGAACCCGCTGGCCTTGAAACTTGTCATCCGGGATCCGGCAGCCAACGTTCTCTATCTGGCCCGGCCGTGTCAATACATCTCCGGCAGTCAATGCCGCCCCGAATACTGGAGCAGCCACCGCTACGGCACAGCCGTCAGCCGAGCGATCAACCAGGCCCTGGATCAAGGCCGGGTGATTTCAGGCAGCAGCCGCATTGTCCTTATCGGGTATTCAGGGGGAGGGACTCTGGCCGCCCTGGTGTCCGGGCAGCGCGAGGATGTGTGCCGGCTGATCACCATCGCCGCAAACCTCGATGTGAGCGGCTGGACGGCTTTTCACCGAGTCGATCCATTGTGGGGGTCCGATACCCCAATGCGCCATGCCGGCACCCTGCAACATGTTCCACAAATCCACCTGGTGGGATCCGAGGATACCATTGTCCCCGAGGCCATTGTCCAGTCATACCTTGACGCTTTGCCGGACCAATCCGGCAGCCGGCTTCTGGTGATCGCCGATACGGACCATCATGCCGGCTGGGTGGAAAAATGGCCCCTTATATTAGAAGAGCTGCGAGGCTGCCCATAA
- a CDS encoding caspase family protein has translation MDSSKRIITLLICLLIILPALHDPAFARGPKFRPAATRAIAKAISTNTRQIFKPSFTIRSRYAGAMNSVSISRDGQWFVTAGDSGMAHLWDMTTGRQESVLSRGTSPIKGVAFVPGQDRLITVDGHGKLLLRDISTDTIIREINTSQPGNPTLLAVTPFAAKGLKTRGLKFTGGAGSAPEFSYEGQYCLAPDSKTQIGVWDLDTGKKIRAFDGHSANLTALTVAESGFLAASGDDSGKVILWNWQTGAMVGEFQYRKVVTALALGNDGALMAAGLANGEIHSWQVGTKKELLSITGHVGAVRSVSFSPNITEIASAGDDNIIKTWSAAQGNLLKEMPGHTGAINDLKYSPSSKELLSCSADKTSRFWDTASGEEMARLVSMKQGWAVVSPAGYFDGTLDGELEDRLDAILWTVGKRAFKVDGFIEGYYRPALLGRLFAGQDPASGDLPSISDGFELPPQVRIISPSPDSSFQKRQITVEVEAIDEGGGIDSISLFHNQKIVPGGMVGRSNNGNNSTKTFTVALEDDENHFRAVGFGKNRIESEGAEIVVNYSGAKPLEPPVLHLFVVGINTYLNPALNLNFGVPDARAVSGYFGRAKSGFFADISTHHLFDSQASREGVSKMLADMEGIPARDTIVLYFAGHGETVGDEWFYIPYDMGALKDEQGIRAKGISSKILQEHLGNSQAQRIVLLLDACKSGAAMQAFAAFEDQRPFSLLSRATGIHIAAASTSQQYASELEELGHGVFTFTLLNALDGQADLQPSDGRISVQEVLAYINEQMPLLIKKHNTSAQRPITSSRGIDFAISLNP, from the coding sequence ATGGATTCCAGCAAGAGAATCATCACCCTGCTTATCTGCCTCCTTATCATCCTTCCCGCCCTCCATGACCCGGCTTTTGCCCGCGGCCCAAAATTTCGGCCTGCAGCAACCAGAGCCATTGCCAAGGCCATCAGCACCAATACCAGGCAGATATTTAAACCCTCCTTTACCATTCGTTCCCGCTATGCCGGGGCAATGAACAGTGTCTCCATAAGCAGGGACGGCCAGTGGTTTGTTACCGCTGGAGACAGTGGCATGGCCCACCTCTGGGATATGACGACCGGCCGGCAGGAGAGCGTTCTCAGCCGGGGAACCAGTCCAATCAAAGGGGTGGCCTTTGTGCCGGGACAGGACAGGCTGATCACCGTCGACGGGCACGGCAAATTATTGCTCCGGGATATCTCAACGGACACCATCATTCGGGAAATCAACACCTCCCAGCCAGGCAACCCAACCCTCCTGGCCGTTACCCCGTTTGCGGCAAAAGGGCTCAAAACACGTGGCTTGAAATTCACCGGCGGGGCCGGATCTGCGCCGGAATTTTCCTATGAAGGCCAATACTGTCTTGCCCCCGACAGCAAAACCCAAATCGGGGTGTGGGATCTGGACACCGGCAAAAAAATACGCGCCTTCGATGGCCATTCAGCCAACCTCACCGCCCTCACCGTGGCGGAGAGCGGCTTTCTCGCCGCATCCGGGGACGACTCCGGCAAGGTCATTCTCTGGAACTGGCAGACCGGTGCAATGGTGGGGGAATTCCAGTACCGCAAGGTGGTGACGGCCCTCGCGCTGGGGAATGACGGCGCCCTTATGGCGGCGGGTCTGGCCAATGGGGAAATTCATTCGTGGCAGGTCGGCACCAAGAAAGAGCTCCTTTCCATCACCGGGCATGTTGGTGCGGTGCGATCGGTAAGCTTCAGCCCCAACATCACCGAGATCGCCTCGGCAGGAGATGACAACATCATCAAAACCTGGTCTGCAGCCCAGGGGAACTTGCTCAAGGAAATGCCCGGGCACACCGGCGCCATCAACGATCTCAAATACAGCCCCTCCAGCAAAGAGCTGCTGTCATGCTCCGCAGATAAAACCTCCCGTTTTTGGGATACGGCGTCCGGAGAGGAAATGGCGCGCCTGGTTTCTATGAAGCAGGGCTGGGCCGTGGTGAGTCCTGCCGGTTATTTTGACGGCACCCTGGATGGCGAACTCGAGGATCGACTGGATGCCATTTTATGGACCGTCGGCAAACGCGCCTTCAAGGTGGATGGCTTTATTGAGGGATATTATCGACCGGCCCTTCTCGGGCGTCTCTTTGCCGGTCAGGATCCCGCCTCGGGTGATCTCCCCAGCATCAGTGACGGCTTTGAGCTGCCCCCCCAGGTGCGCATCATATCCCCTTCACCGGACAGCAGCTTTCAAAAACGACAGATCACTGTGGAGGTGGAGGCCATTGATGAAGGCGGCGGCATTGATTCCATCAGCCTCTTTCACAATCAGAAGATTGTTCCCGGGGGCATGGTCGGCCGAAGCAACAATGGGAATAATTCCACAAAGACCTTTACGGTCGCGCTGGAGGATGATGAAAACCATTTCCGCGCCGTAGGTTTTGGTAAAAACCGCATTGAAAGCGAAGGTGCGGAAATTGTCGTGAACTATAGCGGCGCAAAGCCGCTTGAACCTCCGGTCTTGCACCTTTTTGTGGTGGGGATCAATACATATCTGAACCCGGCCCTGAATCTGAATTTCGGGGTCCCCGATGCCAGGGCGGTCTCAGGCTATTTCGGCAGGGCGAAATCGGGATTTTTCGCCGACATCTCGACCCATCATCTTTTCGACAGTCAGGCCTCCCGGGAAGGGGTGAGCAAGATGCTAGCCGACATGGAGGGTATCCCGGCCCGGGACACCATTGTCCTCTACTTTGCCGGACACGGTGAAACGGTCGGGGATGAGTGGTTTTACATACCATATGATATGGGCGCCCTGAAAGATGAGCAGGGTATCCGGGCCAAGGGGATCTCATCTAAAATACTGCAGGAACACCTCGGCAACAGTCAGGCTCAGCGCATTGTGCTGCTCCTGGATGCGTGTAAATCAGGGGCGGCGATGCAGGCCTTCGCCGCCTTTGAGGATCAACGTCCCTTTTCCCTGCTCAGTCGGGCCACCGGAATCCATATTGCCGCCGCCTCCACCAGTCAGCAATATGCCAGCGAACTGGAAGAGCTGGGCCACGGCGTCTTTACCTTTACCCTGCTCAATGCCCTGGATGGACAGGCAGACCTGCAACCGTCCGACGGCAGGATATCGGTGCAGGAGGTCCTGGCCTATATCAATGAGCAGATGCCGCTGCTCATTAAAAAGCACAACACCTCCGCCCAACGCCCCATTACCAGCTCCAGGGGGATCGACTTTGCCATTTCCCTGAATCCGTGA
- a CDS encoding intradiol ring-cleavage dioxygenase — MKTVKIILLILLFAAIVTACETDPAQQEIGQCQPTPYDEIGPFYRANAPERNKVGQGYVLSGQILSAKGCRPLPKSRIEFWLVNPEGEYDDAHRATVIADRKGRYRFASNRPTDYVGRLPHIHIKITAEGHEELITQHYPKEGENKATFDIVLEIAKK; from the coding sequence ATGAAAACCGTTAAAATCATCCTGCTGATTCTCTTATTTGCAGCCATCGTCACTGCCTGCGAAACCGATCCGGCACAACAGGAAATCGGGCAGTGTCAGCCGACACCATACGATGAAATCGGCCCGTTCTACCGGGCAAACGCGCCGGAGAGGAACAAGGTCGGACAAGGTTATGTCTTGAGCGGGCAGATTCTCTCGGCCAAGGGCTGCCGTCCGCTGCCGAAAAGCAGAATCGAGTTCTGGCTGGTCAATCCGGAAGGGGAATACGATGACGCCCACCGGGCAACCGTCATTGCAGACCGCAAGGGAAGATACCGCTTCGCGTCAAACCGCCCTACCGACTACGTAGGCAGACTCCCGCATATCCACATCAAGATCACCGCAGAAGGACACGAGGAACTCATCACCCAGCACTACCCCAAAGAGGGAGAAAACAAGGCAACATTCGATATCGTTCTGGAAATCGCAAAAAAATAA
- a CDS encoding glycosyltransferase, with protein sequence MPASVSVIIPTYNRIAHLVKAIDSVLAQSYRNFEIIVVDDGSDDGTQEIVASYGHPVSYIHQPNRGVSAARNAGVKGAKYSFLAFLDSDDRYEPDKLKIQVEALESSPEHLISHTDEVWYRQGKILSQKKKHARSGGDIFERSLELCVVGMSTVMVRREFFDLVGLFDESLPCCEDYDLWLRAGCRYPFLLVPKPLTIKDGGRPDQLSAIHREGMDKYRIQSLVKLLESALLSVRQTELASEELCRKCTVYGNGCLKHGREEEGRAFLKLASEYRAPSLI encoded by the coding sequence ATGCCTGCATCTGTCAGCGTCATCATCCCCACCTACAATCGCATTGCCCATCTTGTAAAGGCCATTGATTCGGTCCTTGCCCAGTCATATCGAAATTTTGAGATTATCGTCGTTGACGACGGTTCCGATGACGGAACACAAGAGATCGTTGCATCCTATGGTCATCCTGTCAGTTACATCCATCAGCCGAACAGGGGTGTTTCAGCCGCCAGAAATGCCGGGGTAAAGGGCGCAAAATACAGCTTTCTGGCCTTTCTCGATTCCGATGACCGTTACGAGCCCGATAAATTGAAGATTCAGGTCGAGGCACTGGAGAGTTCGCCTGAACACCTGATCTCCCATACCGATGAAGTCTGGTATCGACAGGGAAAGATTCTGAGTCAGAAGAAGAAGCATGCCAGGAGCGGCGGCGATATTTTCGAACGAAGCCTTGAGCTGTGCGTGGTCGGAATGTCGACCGTTATGGTCCGCAGGGAATTCTTCGACCTGGTCGGACTCTTCGATGAGTCGCTTCCCTGTTGCGAGGATTACGACCTGTGGCTCCGTGCCGGATGCAGATATCCTTTCCTGCTGGTTCCCAAACCATTGACGATCAAGGACGGCGGTCGCCCGGACCAATTATCTGCCATCCACCGGGAGGGGATGGACAAATATCGGATCCAGTCCCTGGTCAAACTGCTGGAATCCGCCCTTCTCTCCGTTCGGCAAACAGAGCTGGCCTCTGAGGAACTCTGCCGAAAATGCACCGTCTACGGCAACGGCTGCCTGAAACATGGCCGGGAGGAAGAGGGAAGGGCCTTTCTCAAACTCGCAAGTGAGTATCGTGCTCCTTCCCTGATATAG